The sequence below is a genomic window from Wyeomyia smithii strain HCP4-BCI-WySm-NY-G18 chromosome 1, ASM2978416v1, whole genome shotgun sequence.
TCGATGTCTTTTCAACATAACGTTATTTGCACACACCTTTAGACAGGTTTCACATTGATATGGTAGAAATTCATTGTGAGTGCTCGATACATGCATATTGAGATCATACTTCGTGTTGAATTCCATGTCACAAGTTTTACATTTGGATAGTTTCTCAGTGTGGTAGGTATCTGTATGCATTTCCAGATCCACACGGTTGAAAAATCCCTTAGAGCACACCGCGCATGTGTACGGCCTCTCGCCAGTATGCACGCCATAATGTTTCTTCATCATGGATAATGCATGAAAACCCTTCCCGCAAATATCACACTTGAATCGTTTTTCTCCCCCAGTATGGACGCGCATGTGTGTCTGCAGATTGTATGGAGACGCAAATCGTTTGGAGCATATACTGCATTCGTGAGCTTTCACTCCGGCATGGACAACGGAAATATGATGTTTTAGCTTCATCTGTCCAACGAAACCTTTCCCACAAATATCGCAAAGGTGCAGCTTTTTAGGGGATTCAGCAGCTGTATGTTTGTGCTGCAAAAAGCGTGCTTCTATGATGTAGCTTTTGTTGCAGGTTTCGCATCTAAATgtcttttttgtctttttttcatgcACTTTCTCGTGGATCTTCAACTTGCTTTCGTATTGAAAGACTTTAGAGCAAACACTACATTTAtacttttgttttcttttgcaTCTGGCTTTATGAATGTGAAGGTTTTTTACCGATCCGAAAGACTTGCCACAGGATTTACAAGAAAATTCAGCATGTCGAGCGTTTTTGTGCTGGCTGAGTGTTTGTTCACATGCAAATGTCTCTTCACATTCGTCACACTCGAAACCTTCGTCTCTGGGGACGTCTTCATCGTCATCATCCTCTTTAGTGATTGGTACAACAGCAGCTGCTTCGACGACGTTATCACCTTCGATTTTTATCTCGTacttttgaattgtttttattggcaactcACAGTAGTAGTTTTCATTTAAATGGTATTTCTCTGTCTTAACATGCAAATCGATTGATTCCTTGTTTTCACTGTTATCCATGTTAGATTTTGATGGCCTAATTTTTCGACTGCAGCTTCGGTCTAACGAAGATAAAGAGTTTGATAGATTTGGGGTGATTTAAAGAAATATTACTTACTTACCTTAACATTAGGAAAAATAAACTGTTATTTTAGTAGTTCTATCAAATATCACTACCTGTAGGTAAAGAAAACACATCAATATTTGCCTCTGGAGTCTGGCCGCAGTTTGACGTTTGTGGTTTGCACGCTAAAAAAGTATCATGAACAAAGTAGGGAAGTATCGATACTGGTATAACCGGTATAACGTAGCGGCTCAAGTTTAGCGGTGTGTGTCCTGGGAAAACACACTCGCGAACAGTTCGACGACGCAAGGAAAAGAGTTAacggttatttttgattttgatatTGGAAAAACCAAATTTAATTAAGCAAGGAGAAGataatatttaaaaatgcagCATACAGGAAACAAAACCAGACCGGGACTAAAACAGAAACAAACTCAGGTGGCAAATGCGAGCACCCTGGAAGAAATAATCATTGAAGTGGCAGACACAGAACATCCCTTCCCTGTACACCCGACACAAATCGGAAAAGTACTAATCTCGAGCAAATTTCAGGACTTTTCGGAAATATTGAAGATTGGGAAATTCAGGTTCAAAATAACAACATCGAACGGAAAGGccttaaaaagtttaaaattggGAGGCCATAATCTCAAAATTTACATCCCTAAAATCAAAGACTCGGTGTTATGTTTTGTAAAAGGGGTTCCAATCAGCCTAGAGGAggaagaaatcaagaaaaatatcgAAGTACAACAAGAGATGATTTCAGTCGAACGAACTAAGAGAATGGACAAAAACAAAATCCTTATTGATACCACAAATATTAAAGTAAATTCAAAAGGTATCAACGTTCCTGACAAAGTTAAAATTTTCGGATGCTATTTCAAATCGGAGCTGTACATATTCCCTATTAGACAGTGTGAAAAATGTTGGAAGTATAGACACAGTGCCAAATTTTGTACAGCCAAACAGAAATGTCTAAATTGCGGAGGACAACATAGGTAGACAACTGACCAACCAACAAAGTGTTCTAATTGCAAACAACAACATACTGCCAGTAACAGAGACTGCCCAGAACGTAAGAGAAGACAAAACATTGTTAGAGAGATGAaacacaaaaatatttcctACGCGCAAGCAGAACAATCTTTTCCCAAACTTACAAATCGTTTCTCGGGACTAAATGAGGAAGAGGCATTTCCGTCCTTAACGCAATCTTCGCAGGGCCAACAACAAACAAACTTCAGATCGCAACGCAATAGGCAAAGAATCCAATCGATCGAATCAGAGGGTCCGTCCTGTTCTGGAATTACTTTCTCGGAAACAGTGAAGGCAACCCCCAGAAGCGAGGTTTGCTGCCAATGCAAGGAAAACTCTTATCGAGCTACTGATTACGAAAGAGTAGTACACGAACTTAGACAAATTTTTCTTGCTGAAATGAGGAAAACACGATGGGTGGAATCCTTGAAAGAATTgttgaaaaaaagttcaaaccaGGTACAAAATACAACATCAGAACTAGACAGAGATGCCTTGATAATCGAAATAGGAAAAGAAATACAGAATATACTAAACAATAACACTCAACAAAACGAAAATGaaagaatcacaaaatgcagCAACAGCGTCGTGTAAAACATTAAATGTACTACAAAACAATATACAAAGCCTACGCCCGTCCTCCACGCGAGAAGAAATAAGCCAATTCTTGCATGAAGAAGACATTCAAGTTGCATTATTACAAGAGATATGGTTAAAAAAGAACGAACCATTCAGATTGCGACATTATAGACTAGCCTCAAACAGAAGATCAACCGGTTATGGAGGTGTGGGTATCCTGATTCACGAGAGCCTGGAATTCGAGACGATAGATCTTGGTAGTTTTTTGCCAATCGAGACAGTAGCCGATCCCATTACGTTTGTATCGGTGTACGTTCCACCAGATAGAGCCTTATTTGCCGACATCAAAACTAAAGTGAAAGATCTGTTTGAAACCTTGGAAAACATTCGAGGTGAAATTTTCATTGGTGGTGACTGGAACGCGCATCACTCGAGCTGGGACCTACTGTAAGAAAACAGCCCAAAGGGCCTTCTATTGATGAAACAAATTGAAGcatccaaatttatattatttaatgATGGGAGTCCAACTTGCCTCACAACCCAAGGAAGAAATAGCTCTGCTATAGATGTTACGCTAACGACGGCCAGCCTGGCTAGAAAAGCAAACTGGGAGGTAGAACAGCAGGAATTCGGAAGTTTTCATCTCGCCATTGTAACACAAATAAGCAGCGACATTCccctaatcgaaaaaaaaaacactaagcgAATAAATGAAGAAAAGGCGATAAACTTAATAAACCAAATACCTAATACATGTATAATCCACAAGAGATGCAAACATTGTTTGACGAGTTTTTACAAGAAGCAAGTTACACtgttaaaaacaaaaaagctaACTACTTGAAAAATTGGTGGACGAAGGAAATACAAGACGCTTACCTAAACAAAATAATTACGCTAAGAAGATACAATAGGAGCAAAACTCTAATAAATTACCTGGACCTACAGAAAAGAAGAGCGCAGTTGAAAAAACTGATAAGAAAAGCTAAGAGGGCATATTGCAAAGAACTTTCGGATAAAATAGACGAAAGCACGCCCAGTCGACACCTTTGGAATATAGTCAAGGGGCTAGATACAGCACTAGTCAAACCACCCCAAAGTAAGTGTGAAATGAACCTAGAAGACGGCCAAAAATTCATGACATACTACTATCAAAACAAAATGCCTGAAGTTAGTAAACTCCAACTTATCACGCCGATAGAACTCTAAGGATATGAAACGCCCCTAACTGATGACGAGATTCTAGTAAATCTCgagaaaaaaaagcacattctGCGCCAGGTGAGGACAAAATTTCCTATCGCATTTTACAACATTTAAAGCCAGAGTTACATTTAAAAATTTCTGAGATGCTGAGCAGGGTATTCGAAACAGAAGAAATACCTACTAGTTGGAGAACTACTTTAGTAAAACCCATCCCGAAACCTCAACCAAATCCCACCTTACCTTCTTCAAAAAGACCCATAGCACTAATGAACGTTTTCCTCAAACTAATCAATGCGGCTGTGAAGGACCGACTGATGGAAATTTCGGATCTCAAAGACCTCAATCCTAAACTATCATTTGGTTTTAGGAAAAACTGCTCATCAATTACCTGTGTAAATTACCTGATAAACAGTGTCAAAGATGCACAAGCATCGGGAAAACTATCCATGGCTATTTTTCTAGATATGTCGCTCGCTTTTGACTCGGTGAAATTGTCAATCCTCCAGGATAAACTAGCTAAACTACAAATCCACAACAAGATAAATTCAT
It includes:
- the LOC129718073 gene encoding zinc finger protein 227-like, whose translation is MDNSENKESIDLHVKTEKYHLNENYYCELPIKTIQKYEIKIEGDNVVEAAAVVPITKEDDDDEDVPRDEGFECDECEETFACEQTLSQHKNARHAEFSCKSCGKSFGSVKNLHIHKARCKRKQKYKCSVCSKVFQYESKLKIHEKVHEKKTKKTFRCETCNKSYIIEARFLQHKHTAAESPKKLHLCDICGKGFVGQMKLKHHISVVHAGVKAHECSICSKRFASPYNLQTHMRVHTGGEKRFKCDICGKGFHALSMMKKHYGVHTGERPYTCAVCSKGFFNRVDLEMHTDTYHTEKLSKCKTCDMEFNTKYDLNMHVSSTHNEFLPYQCETCLKVCANNVMLKRHRRIHSVSKTFTCDICDKVFVVELHFRRHMRFHERPTLCKICGKGITSNNLDRHMKTHINGAKSYDCGQCGRSFQRPSHLQTHVLRMHERKKLDA